The following coding sequences lie in one Crassostrea angulata isolate pt1a10 chromosome 10, ASM2561291v2, whole genome shotgun sequence genomic window:
- the LOC128167604 gene encoding DNA-directed RNA polymerase III subunit RPC4-like isoform X1, with the protein MAEGNSSKAIPRGLISRRGLPPGRGARLPSIGKPRDLTLGGVPKKVFTPNIPARRDKSAEKSEVKVESAKEGKERSEKARGRGRDQRGRGRGRGRGRGQDVIQSHSIFEQGPTDKVVKVGSSVFESYSGSGPRSGGGGGGGGRGSSGGGSKLGVKKERTDEETKQALDYLLRDDFIAGPVSEEGNMAPVHLPLCVIEDVKPAIKDDPEPVDVEMTEEVKVKLEEASLKIPSKAKLTQETCQHMFSSLKSGDPNHMVFVQFPDVMPGVPASYGKEEDAKSSNKDQKEASKKIGASPLSGFSEGHMGKLVIRKSGRTSLMLGNVVLDVSMGTKCGFLQDVVSIHPDSGGGGDLSVLGHVSHRLICTPDFDSLLRAKQA; encoded by the exons ATGGCAGAAGGTAATTCCTCCAAAGCCATTCCACGGGGTCTGATCAGCAGAAGAGGTCTGCCTCCAGGGAGAGGAGCAag ACTACCATCAATAGGAAAGCCAAGAGATCTAACCCTTGGAGGAGTCCCAAAGAAAGTGTTTACACCTAACATCCCTGCCAGAAGGGACAAGAGTGCAGAAAA GTCCGAAGTTAAAGTCGAGTCAGCAAAAGAAGGCAAGGAAAGATCAGAGAAAGCAAGGGGGAGAGGAAGAGACCAAAGAGGGCGTGGCCGAGGGAGAGGCAGGGGGCGTGGCCAGGATGTCATTCAGTCCCACTCTATTTTTGAACAAGGTCCCACAGACAAAGTAGTAAAAG TAGGATCTTCAGTATTTGAGAGCTATAGTGGATCAGGACCACGGTCAGgcggtgggggtgggggtgggggcagAGGATCATCTGGGGGTGGATCCAAGCTGGGGGTCAAGAAAGAGAGGACCGACGAGGAAACTAAGCAAGCTTTGGACTATCTGCTTAGAGATGAT TTCATAGCTGGCCCTGTATCAGAAGAGGGAAACATGGCCCCTGTTCACCTACCGCTGTGTGTGATAGAGGATGTCAAACCAGCAATCAAAG ATGACCCTGAACCTGTGGATGTGGAAATGACAGaagaggtcaaggtcaagctGGAAGAGGCATCGCTGAAGATTCCGTCCAAAGCCAAGCTGACTCAGGAGACGTGTCAGCACATGTTCTCTTCACTTAAGAGTGGGG ACCCAAACCACATGGTATTTGTACAGTTTCCCGATGTGATGCCAGGGGTACCTGCTAGCTACGGAAAGGAAGAGGACGCTAAATCAAGCAATAAAGATCAG AAAGAGGCTTCTAAAAAGATTGGTGCCAGTCCCCTTTCAGGATTCTCGGAAGGTCACATGGGTAAGCTGGTCATACGCAAGTCCGGTAGAACCTCCCTAATGCTGGGCAATGTGGTGCTGGATGTTTCCATGGGAACCAAATGTGGATTTTTACAG GATGTGGTGTCCATTCACCCGGACAGCGGCGGGGGTGGGGACCTAAGTGTGTTAGGACATGTGTCTCACAGGCTGATCTGTACCCCGGACTTTGACTCTCTGCTGCGGGCCAAACAAGCCTGA
- the LOC128166616 gene encoding tyrosine--tRNA ligase, mitochondrial-like, giving the protein MTSLKLSLRLCQRAVVSLRRSYCSVSPRNVLKLQERGVIQSVFPTTLTHEVEKQLGQPLTVYCGFDPTADSLHIGNLLAIIAMLHCQRAGHSPICVVGGATAKIGDPSGKTKDREPMKQETIDRNIASITESLERIFANHQKYFWRDQDKELPGVRILNNNDWYSQQTVVDFLSTLGRKFRVGSMMHRESVRTRLESEEGLSLTEFTYQVFQACDWLHLYEKYNCTVQVGGSDQLGNIISGYEFLTKIHKKLFFGLMVPLLTTSSGEKLGKSVNNSMWLNPDKTTPFKLYQYFINLPDSEVETYLKLFTFMTKREIQDCLANMRERPEQRRSQKKIAEAIVKLVHGEAGLEQAVRWTEVLFQNKAESLALLSDLEVKVLFKNAPFITLPLVPGLKLGSLCCKIKMFKKEGEAINKIRFGQVRVNFQMETNPELVLRDTDHILPSDITLFTLGKKNHFVVKWVS; this is encoded by the exons ATGACCTCTCTAAAGTTAAGTCTTCGTCTGTGTCAGAGGGCCGTGGTGTCATTACGTCGATCCTACTGCAGTGTGTCGCCACGGAATGTTCTCAAACTCCAAGAGAGGGGCGTCATCCAGTCTGTATTCCCTACCACCCT TACTCATGAAGTGGAGAAACAGCTGGGTCAGCCTCTGACGGTGTACTGTGGATTTGACCCTACAGCAGACAGCTTACACATCGGGAACCTCCTGGCCATCATAGCCATGCTGCACTGTCAGAGGGCCGGCCACAGCCCCATCTGTGTG GTTGGGGGAGCAACTGCCAAAATTGGAGATCCATCAGGAAAAACAAAAGATAGAGAACCTATGAAGCAGGAAACCATTGACAGAAACATTGCCAGCATCACAGAGAGTCTGGAGCGAATCTTTGCCAACCATCAGAAGTACTTCTGGAGAGACCAGGACAAAGAGCTCCCTGGAGTCAG GATTTTGAACAACAATGACTGGTATAGCCAGCAAACAGTGGTTGATTTCCTGTCTACACTGGGCAGAAAATTCAGAGTCGGTAGCATGATGCATAGAGAGAG TGTAAGAACACGGTTGGAGTCAGAGGAAGGGCTGAGTCTGACAGAATTTACCTATCAGGTGTTCCAGGCTTGTGACTGGCTTCACCTGTACGAAAAGTACAACTGTACTGTACAG GTTGGAGGTAGTGATCAGCTGGGAAACATTATATCTGGATATGAGTTCCTGACCAAAATCCACAAAAAACTGTTCTTTG GTTTGATGGTGCCACTGCTGACCACCTCTAGTGGAGAGAAACTTGGGAAAAGTGTTAACAACTCCATGTGGTTAAATCCCGACAAGACCACTCCATTCAAACTCTACCAG TATTTCATCAACTTGCCTGATTCTGAAGTTGAGACATACCTCAAGTTGTTCACATTTATGACAAAGAGAGAGATTCAGGACTGTCTAGCCAACATGAGA GAGAGACCTGAACAAAGAAGGTCTCAAAAGAAAATAGCAGAAGCAATAGTTAAATTGGTCCATGGAG AGGCAGGTCTGGAGCAGGCAGTCAGGTGGACCGAGGTTTTGTTCCAGAACAAGGCAGAGAGCCTGGCCCTGCTCAGTGACCTAGAGGTCAAGGTCCTTTTCAAGAATGCTCCCTTCATCACCCTTCCTCTTGTCCCTGGTCTGAAGCTGGGCAGCTTgtgttgtaaaattaaaatgttcaagAAGGAGG GTGAGGCAATAAACAAAATCCGGTTTGGACAGGTGAGGGTGAATTTCCAGATGGAGACGAACCCAGAGCTGGTTCTGAGAGATACGGATCACATTCTGCCAAGTGATATAACCCTCTTTACACTAG GAAAAAAGAATCATTTTGTTGTCAAATGGGTGTCCTAG
- the LOC128167604 gene encoding DNA-directed RNA polymerase III subunit RPC4-like isoform X2: MAEGNSSKAIPRGLISRRGLPPGRGARLPSIGKPRDLTLGGVPKKVFTPNIPARRDKSAEKSEVKVESAKEGKERSEKARGRGRDQRGRGRGRGRGRGQDVIQSHSIFEQGPTDKVVKGSSVFESYSGSGPRSGGGGGGGGRGSSGGGSKLGVKKERTDEETKQALDYLLRDDFIAGPVSEEGNMAPVHLPLCVIEDVKPAIKDDPEPVDVEMTEEVKVKLEEASLKIPSKAKLTQETCQHMFSSLKSGDPNHMVFVQFPDVMPGVPASYGKEEDAKSSNKDQKEASKKIGASPLSGFSEGHMGKLVIRKSGRTSLMLGNVVLDVSMGTKCGFLQDVVSIHPDSGGGGDLSVLGHVSHRLICTPDFDSLLRAKQA; encoded by the exons ATGGCAGAAGGTAATTCCTCCAAAGCCATTCCACGGGGTCTGATCAGCAGAAGAGGTCTGCCTCCAGGGAGAGGAGCAag ACTACCATCAATAGGAAAGCCAAGAGATCTAACCCTTGGAGGAGTCCCAAAGAAAGTGTTTACACCTAACATCCCTGCCAGAAGGGACAAGAGTGCAGAAAA GTCCGAAGTTAAAGTCGAGTCAGCAAAAGAAGGCAAGGAAAGATCAGAGAAAGCAAGGGGGAGAGGAAGAGACCAAAGAGGGCGTGGCCGAGGGAGAGGCAGGGGGCGTGGCCAGGATGTCATTCAGTCCCACTCTATTTTTGAACAAGGTCCCACAGACAAAGTAGTAAAAG GATCTTCAGTATTTGAGAGCTATAGTGGATCAGGACCACGGTCAGgcggtgggggtgggggtgggggcagAGGATCATCTGGGGGTGGATCCAAGCTGGGGGTCAAGAAAGAGAGGACCGACGAGGAAACTAAGCAAGCTTTGGACTATCTGCTTAGAGATGAT TTCATAGCTGGCCCTGTATCAGAAGAGGGAAACATGGCCCCTGTTCACCTACCGCTGTGTGTGATAGAGGATGTCAAACCAGCAATCAAAG ATGACCCTGAACCTGTGGATGTGGAAATGACAGaagaggtcaaggtcaagctGGAAGAGGCATCGCTGAAGATTCCGTCCAAAGCCAAGCTGACTCAGGAGACGTGTCAGCACATGTTCTCTTCACTTAAGAGTGGGG ACCCAAACCACATGGTATTTGTACAGTTTCCCGATGTGATGCCAGGGGTACCTGCTAGCTACGGAAAGGAAGAGGACGCTAAATCAAGCAATAAAGATCAG AAAGAGGCTTCTAAAAAGATTGGTGCCAGTCCCCTTTCAGGATTCTCGGAAGGTCACATGGGTAAGCTGGTCATACGCAAGTCCGGTAGAACCTCCCTAATGCTGGGCAATGTGGTGCTGGATGTTTCCATGGGAACCAAATGTGGATTTTTACAG GATGTGGTGTCCATTCACCCGGACAGCGGCGGGGGTGGGGACCTAAGTGTGTTAGGACATGTGTCTCACAGGCTGATCTGTACCCCGGACTTTGACTCTCTGCTGCGGGCCAAACAAGCCTGA